A stretch of Paenibacillus peoriae DNA encodes these proteins:
- a CDS encoding dihydroorotase, protein MKQLIMNASVLNEQGEAELKSILIADGKILAIASADAGISLLMEEGASGQEREVEKVDAQGKLVIPGLIDMHVHLREPGFEYKETIETGSRAAVKGGFTTIACMPNTRPVTDNVDTVQLVLKKGQEAGLAKVLPYAAITKNELGRELTDFEALKAAGAIGFTDDGVGVQSAQMMKDAMTRAKALDMPVIAHCEDNTLVEGAAVTDGEFAKRHGLKGIPNESEAIHVGRDILLSEATGAHYHVCHVSTEQSVRLIRHAKSFGIKVTAEVCPHHLVLSDEDIPGLDANWKMNPPLRSPRDVQACIEGLEDGTIDIVVTDHAAHSEEEKARGMELAPFGIVGFETAFPLLYTKFVATGQWTLDFLVRRMTADPARVFRLDTGRLEEGAPADLTMIDLEQEQAVDPQTFASKGRNTPFTGWKLKGWPVKTWVDGKLVWSADEAK, encoded by the coding sequence ATGAAACAATTAATTATGAATGCAAGCGTATTGAACGAGCAGGGCGAGGCTGAATTGAAATCCATCCTAATCGCCGACGGAAAGATTTTGGCTATCGCAAGTGCGGATGCTGGAATCAGCCTACTTATGGAAGAAGGCGCATCTGGGCAGGAGCGCGAAGTCGAGAAAGTTGACGCCCAGGGGAAGCTGGTCATCCCCGGTTTAATCGACATGCATGTGCATCTGAGAGAACCCGGCTTTGAATATAAAGAAACGATTGAAACGGGTAGCCGCGCGGCGGTTAAAGGCGGATTTACGACGATTGCCTGCATGCCAAATACACGTCCAGTGACGGACAATGTGGACACAGTTCAGCTGGTATTGAAAAAGGGACAGGAAGCGGGGCTAGCCAAGGTTCTTCCTTACGCAGCCATCACGAAAAACGAACTGGGTCGTGAGCTGACAGATTTTGAAGCGCTCAAAGCAGCAGGTGCCATCGGCTTTACTGACGATGGTGTCGGGGTGCAAAGCGCGCAAATGATGAAGGACGCCATGACGCGGGCCAAAGCACTGGATATGCCGGTTATTGCACACTGTGAGGATAACACACTTGTTGAAGGAGCGGCAGTGACGGACGGCGAATTTGCCAAGCGCCACGGGCTTAAAGGCATTCCGAACGAATCTGAAGCGATTCACGTCGGACGGGACATTTTACTATCCGAGGCAACCGGGGCACACTATCATGTATGCCATGTCAGCACGGAGCAGTCAGTGCGGTTAATCCGCCATGCGAAATCTTTTGGCATCAAGGTAACGGCTGAGGTATGCCCGCACCACTTGGTATTGTCAGATGAGGATATCCCTGGGCTGGATGCGAACTGGAAAATGAATCCTCCGCTACGCTCCCCGCGTGATGTGCAGGCATGCATCGAGGGACTGGAAGACGGTACGATTGACATCGTCGTAACCGACCATGCAGCGCACAGTGAGGAAGAGAAGGCAAGGGGGATGGAGCTGGCGCCATTCGGGATCGTTGGATTTGAGACGGCCTTCCCGCTGTTGTACACGAAATTCGTAGCTACCGGACAGTGGACGCTGGACTTTCTGGTGCGTCGTATGACTGCTGATCCAGCGCGTGTCTTCCGCCTTGATACGGGACGCCTGGAAGAAGGGGCTCCAGCTGACCTGACCATGATTGATCTGGAGCAGGAGCAGGCAGTTGATCCGCAAACGTTTGCCAGCAAAGGACGCAACACTCCTTTTACAGGCTGGAAGCTCAAAGGCTGGCCTGTGAAAACTTGGGTAGATGGCAAACTGGTATGGTCTGCTGACGAAGCAAAATAA